In the genome of Desulfovibrio desulfuricans, one region contains:
- a CDS encoding metal ABC transporter permease: MLDLSPVYSLIAMIPLDCLQMRFMQQALLGLLLLAPMASVLGVEVINFRMAFFSDAIGHSAFAGVALGLILAVPPRLSMPLFGILVGLGIMAVRRKSDLSSDTVIGIVFSAVVAFGLAVVSRAEGIGRDMQRFLYGDILTITDGEIGFLALLFAALLVFQAFGYNRLLYIALNPVMARVHGVRVALWQYAFAGLLALVVMFSVWAVGVLLVTAMLIVPAATARNLACSAGGMFWWALLVGTSSAFAGLALSAQEWLATASGATIILVACCWFGLSLVAAQTRERRRG, translated from the coding sequence GTGCTTGATCTCAGCCCTGTCTACTCGCTGATTGCCATGATCCCGCTCGATTGTCTGCAGATGCGTTTTATGCAGCAGGCTTTGCTGGGTTTGCTGCTGCTGGCCCCCATGGCCTCGGTGCTCGGAGTGGAGGTCATCAATTTTCGTATGGCCTTTTTTTCAGATGCCATCGGGCATTCGGCCTTTGCCGGTGTTGCCCTTGGCCTGATACTGGCTGTGCCGCCCCGTCTGTCCATGCCCCTTTTTGGCATTCTGGTGGGGCTGGGCATCATGGCAGTGCGCCGCAAAAGCGATCTTTCGTCCGACACGGTCATCGGCATTGTTTTTTCCGCCGTGGTGGCCTTTGGCCTTGCCGTGGTGAGCCGAGCCGAGGGCATCGGCAGGGATATGCAGCGCTTTCTTTACGGCGATATCCTCACCATCACCGACGGCGAGATCGGTTTTTTGGCGTTGCTGTTTGCGGCCCTGCTGGTGTTTCAGGCTTTTGGCTACAACAGGTTGCTGTACATTGCCCTTAACCCTGTCATGGCGCGGGTTCACGGCGTGCGGGTGGCCCTGTGGCAGTATGCGTTTGCGGGTCTGCTGGCACTGGTGGTGATGTTTTCGGTATGGGCGGTGGGCGTGCTGCTGGTTACCGCCATGCTGATCGTGCCTGCCGCCACCGCCCGCAACCTTGCCTGTTCGGCCGGGGGCATGTTCTGGTGGGCGCTTTTGGTGGGCACATCGTCAGCCTTTGCGGGGCTTGCGCTGTCGGCGCAGGAGTGGCTGGCCACGGCAAGCGGCGCTACGATCATACTTGTGGCCTGCTGCTGGTTTGGGCTGAGCCTTGTGGCTGCGCAGACGAGAGAGCGCAGACGCGGATAA
- a CDS encoding metal ABC transporter ATP-binding protein, which yields MPNNNTMLAPSVCFENVCLSRGGNHILEGICATAPAGGSTVIVGPNGAGKTTLLLCLIGELAYTGGIQFAGARRQPRMAYVPQLLSMDRSLPLRVSEFMALSCQQQPLWLGLRPFARAEGRRLLQMVKAEHLEQSRMGDLSGGELRRVLLAAALGRDPELLVLDEPAAGVDIRGERLFWEMLDAARRERGFTQIMVSHNLPLVAHYATHVICLNKTVCAMGAPRATLISSTLMELFGVPIHLYPDQCDPEDPGCPQCGAVSEAEGLLPNYSAIARRQAARQAARSGAKTPSQGAPRA from the coding sequence TTGCCAAATAACAACACAATGCTTGCCCCCTCGGTCTGCTTTGAGAATGTATGCCTCAGCCGGGGGGGCAACCATATCCTTGAAGGCATCTGCGCCACCGCGCCAGCGGGCGGCAGCACGGTTATTGTGGGCCCCAACGGGGCAGGCAAGACCACGCTGCTGCTTTGTCTTATCGGCGAGCTTGCGTACACGGGGGGCATCCAGTTTGCTGGCGCGAGACGGCAACCGCGCATGGCCTATGTGCCGCAGCTTTTGAGCATGGACCGCAGCCTGCCCCTGCGCGTGAGCGAATTTATGGCGTTAAGCTGCCAGCAACAGCCACTCTGGTTGGGCCTGCGCCCCTTTGCACGGGCAGAAGGGCGCAGGCTTTTGCAAATGGTCAAGGCCGAGCATCTCGAGCAGAGCCGCATGGGCGACCTCTCGGGCGGCGAGTTGCGCAGGGTGCTGCTGGCGGCCGCGCTGGGGCGTGATCCTGAGCTGCTGGTGCTTGATGAACCGGCGGCAGGCGTTGACATACGCGGAGAAAGGCTGTTTTGGGAAATGCTTGATGCAGCCCGCCGCGAGCGCGGTTTTACGCAGATTATGGTCAGCCACAATCTGCCGCTGGTGGCGCACTATGCCACCCATGTCATCTGTCTCAACAAGACCGTGTGCGCCATGGGCGCACCCCGCGCCACGCTCATTTCGTCAACCCTGATGGAGCTTTTTGGCGTGCCCATTCATCTGTACCCCGACCAGTGCGATCCCGAAGACCCCGGCTGCCCGCAGTGCGGCGCTGTAAGCGAAGCCGAGGGGCTGCTGCCCAATTATTCGGCCATCGCGCGACGCCAGGCCGCCCGTCAGGCCGCCCGCAGCGGTGCAAAGACGCCAAGTCAGGGAGCCCCCCGTGCTTGA
- a CDS encoding metal ABC transporter substrate-binding protein: MCKCLSVLSVKGKQYGLMLAGALLATMFAVTGAAAAEPKVRVLATTYPVYLLTRAVAQSSPDVQVDLLIPAQTGCPHDYALTPKDMQKLSKARIVVINGLGLEAFLEKPLASAGKIKVIDSSAGITPIAEDQDDDHDAGHAGTDKAHEADHAAAAAKGHEPHDKGHEAAHEHGHEHGGANPHIFSSPLQAAAMVRNIGRGLAAAEPVAAKNCPEAAEAYAARLETLAQRMAAVGANAANKNVVALHDGMAYLVRDAGLNLVDVIQEDEEAQPSAARLLELVKKTKESKPVVLIGEPQYSDKPVRALAAETGVPAVQLDPLASGPTNAPLDYYETVMTKNCTILEKSFAK, encoded by the coding sequence ATGTGCAAATGTCTTTCTGTATTGTCCGTCAAGGGCAAACAATATGGCCTTATGCTGGCAGGCGCGCTTCTGGCGACCATGTTTGCGGTTACCGGCGCTGCAGCAGCGGAACCAAAGGTGCGCGTTCTTGCCACCACCTACCCTGTATATCTGCTTACCCGCGCCGTCGCCCAGTCGAGCCCCGATGTGCAGGTTGACCTGCTCATACCGGCCCAGACCGGCTGCCCGCACGACTACGCCCTGACGCCCAAGGACATGCAAAAGCTTTCGAAGGCCCGCATTGTGGTTATCAACGGGTTGGGGCTTGAAGCTTTTTTGGAAAAACCGCTGGCATCGGCTGGCAAGATTAAGGTTATTGACAGCAGCGCGGGCATCACCCCCATTGCTGAAGACCAGGACGACGACCACGACGCCGGGCACGCCGGTACGGACAAAGCCCACGAGGCTGACCATGCCGCAGCGGCGGCAAAGGGGCATGAGCCGCACGACAAGGGGCATGAAGCAGCGCACGAGCATGGGCACGAGCATGGCGGCGCGAATCCGCACATTTTTTCCAGCCCGCTGCAGGCTGCTGCCATGGTTCGCAACATAGGACGCGGCCTTGCTGCGGCCGAGCCTGTCGCCGCCAAAAACTGCCCCGAAGCGGCGGAGGCCTATGCCGCCAGGCTTGAGACCCTTGCCCAGCGCATGGCAGCTGTGGGCGCCAATGCCGCCAACAAAAACGTGGTGGCCCTGCACGACGGCATGGCCTACCTCGTGCGTGATGCCGGGCTGAACCTCGTGGACGTTATTCAGGAAGACGAAGAAGCCCAGCCCTCTGCGGCCCGTCTGCTTGAACTGGTAAAAAAAACCAAAGAATCAAAGCCTGTTGTGCTTATCGGCGAACCGCAGTATTCAGACAAGCCCGTGAGGGCCCTTGCCGCGGAGACGGGCGTGCCCGCCGTGCAGCTTGACCCTCTGGCTTCCGGGCCGACCAACGCCCCGCTTGATTATTATGAGACGGTAATGACGAAAAACTGCACGATTCTTGAGAAGTCTTTTGCCAAATAA
- a CDS encoding pirin family protein has protein sequence MGLRTIVQDVIGRQTVDGAGVRLVRVLGSPTVKTFDPFLMLDAFDSTNPDDYIKGFPTHPHRGIETFTYLVNGAIEHKDSLGNAGVIRDGGCQWMTAGSGILHQEMPLASPRMLGLQLWINLPAAHKMVDPKYRDITTDLVVRVEEADASVAVVAGSYKDTRGAAQGDYVDVRFLDVCLKPGARWQVDTDPAHTVFAYVYDGDCFLLDGKTPVLARHAYLLGGGDAVAFEGGDAQCRFVLVSGAPLREPVAWGGPIVMNTDEELMQAFFEIEDGSFIKHWIPAR, from the coding sequence ATGGGTTTACGGACCATAGTTCAGGACGTCATCGGACGGCAGACAGTTGACGGCGCGGGCGTACGCCTTGTGCGCGTGCTGGGATCGCCCACGGTCAAGACCTTTGACCCTTTTCTTATGCTTGACGCCTTTGATTCGACAAATCCCGACGACTACATCAAGGGCTTTCCCACCCATCCGCACCGGGGCATTGAGACCTTCACCTATCTGGTCAACGGCGCCATCGAGCACAAGGACAGCCTGGGCAATGCTGGCGTCATCCGCGATGGCGGCTGTCAGTGGATGACCGCAGGCAGCGGCATTCTGCATCAGGAGATGCCGCTGGCCTCGCCGCGCATGCTTGGCCTGCAGCTGTGGATCAACCTGCCCGCAGCGCACAAGATGGTTGACCCCAAGTACCGCGACATCACCACGGACCTGGTTGTACGCGTGGAGGAGGCAGACGCCTCGGTGGCGGTGGTGGCGGGTTCATACAAAGATACGCGGGGCGCTGCGCAGGGCGATTATGTGGATGTGCGCTTTCTTGATGTATGCCTCAAACCGGGCGCGCGCTGGCAGGTGGATACCGACCCCGCGCACACGGTGTTTGCCTATGTCTATGACGGCGACTGCTTTTTGCTGGATGGCAAAACGCCGGTGCTGGCCCGTCATGCCTACCTGCTGGGCGGGGGGGATGCCGTCGCCTTTGAGGGCGGCGATGCGCAATGCCGTTTTGTGCTTGTTTCGGGTGCGCCGCTGCGCGAGCCTGTGGCCTGGGGCGGCCCCATCGTCATGAATACTGATGAGGAACTCATGCAGGCTTTTTTTGAAATTGAAGACGGCAGCTTTATTAAACACTGGATTCCGGCACGCTGA
- a CDS encoding M23 family metallopeptidase, translating to MQKILFSLMLFALCAALAPAALRAAPDAPQAASPPQQQENAPQNPPAASAPHSLPPLRQLVTSPFGNRRMPGWLSSRGAVIRDHAGIDIRARMGWPVTAFKPGKVIRAGDNGPLGISVDIRQDDGMTARYGHLSKTLANAGQRVDAGEPVGLVGCTGRTTGAHLHFGLLDAAGKAVDPMPFLQTADQVLRPDPADIPLVLEAQSCGPVLRGPDGHPTRMGDVLKNLDNYTPPPIPSWNERPGAQ from the coding sequence GTGCAAAAAATACTTTTCAGCCTCATGCTATTTGCGCTCTGTGCGGCGCTGGCCCCTGCGGCGTTGCGGGCCGCACCCGACGCGCCCCAAGCTGCAAGCCCCCCGCAACAGCAAGAGAACGCCCCGCAAAACCCGCCAGCTGCAAGCGCCCCGCATTCACTGCCGCCGCTGCGCCAGCTTGTAACCTCGCCCTTTGGCAACCGGCGCATGCCCGGCTGGCTCAGCAGTCGCGGCGCGGTCATACGCGACCATGCGGGCATTGATATCCGCGCCAGAATGGGCTGGCCCGTCACAGCCTTCAAACCCGGCAAGGTAATACGCGCCGGGGACAACGGCCCGCTGGGCATCTCTGTCGACATCCGGCAGGACGACGGCATGACGGCCCGCTACGGCCATCTGTCAAAAACCCTGGCAAACGCAGGGCAACGTGTTGATGCTGGCGAACCGGTGGGCCTTGTGGGCTGCACCGGCAGGACCACTGGGGCCCATCTGCATTTTGGCCTGCTGGATGCCGCGGGCAAGGCCGTTGACCCCATGCCGTTTTTGCAGACAGCCGACCAAGTGTTGCGCCCCGACCCGGCCGACATCCCCCTGGTACTGGAAGCCCAGTCTTGCGGGCCGGTGCTGCGCGGCCCCGATGGCCACCCCACGCGCATGGGTGATGTGCTGAAAAACCTCGATAATTACACGCCCCCGCCCATTCCATCCTGGAACGAACGCCCCGGCGCGCAGTAA
- a CDS encoding 50S ribosomal protein L11 methyltransferase, with protein MKQIFRLEMVVAEEDADRATGLLTLGVPFGWEEETLPTGETRFRVHCENPEFINNLQSDLQARIPAAEYSLTAIENQDWLAAWRQFFTPVPCGKRFVVLPPWLADSPDFPGREKIIIEPKSAFGTGHHATTALCLTVLSDLVDAGRVKAGQHFLDLGTGSGVLGIACCKSGLTGEGYDIDMLAVENAIENRGINGIDGFEVGLGSIDALEGRTYDLVLANILARPLIDLAPRIVWACKPGACLVLSGLLEIQADSVEEAYMAQCLPKPRRVIDGEWCALVWE; from the coding sequence ATGAAGCAGATTTTTCGTTTGGAAATGGTAGTGGCCGAAGAAGACGCTGACCGCGCCACCGGCCTGTTGACTCTGGGCGTGCCTTTTGGCTGGGAAGAAGAAACCCTGCCCACGGGCGAAACCCGCTTTCGCGTGCATTGCGAAAACCCCGAATTTATCAACAACCTGCAAAGCGACCTGCAGGCCCGTATTCCCGCTGCGGAGTACTCGCTGACCGCCATTGAAAACCAGGATTGGCTGGCCGCCTGGCGGCAGTTTTTTACCCCGGTGCCCTGCGGCAAGCGGTTTGTGGTGCTGCCGCCCTGGCTGGCCGACAGCCCTGATTTTCCTGGACGGGAAAAAATTATTATCGAGCCCAAGAGCGCCTTTGGCACGGGCCACCATGCCACCACGGCCCTGTGCCTCACTGTGCTGAGCGATCTGGTTGACGCCGGGCGCGTCAAAGCCGGGCAGCATTTTCTTGACCTTGGCACTGGCTCGGGCGTGCTGGGCATTGCCTGCTGCAAGAGCGGCCTGACCGGCGAGGGCTACGACATTGACATGCTGGCAGTGGAAAATGCCATTGAAAACCGGGGCATAAACGGCATCGACGGGTTTGAGGTCGGCCTTGGCAGCATTGATGCGCTCGAAGGCCGCACCTATGATCTGGTGCTGGCAAACATTCTGGCGCGGCCGCTCATCGACCTGGCCCCGCGCATTGTGTGGGCCTGCAAGCCCGGTGCGTGCCTGGTGCTTTCGGGCCTGCTCGAGATCCAGGCCGACAGCGTTGAAGAAGCCTACATGGCCCAATGCCTGCCCAAACCCCGCCGGGTTATCGACGGCGAGTGGTGCGCGCTGGTCTGGGAATAG
- a CDS encoding class I SAM-dependent methyltransferase, protein MSDPQCPPQASQESGPQISAVHAAELASLLDRIRTDFEVEFEPLHVDENPLQVLSIQNMSAHLDKLLQRKAIHDPLKDLPLWAKLWPGSFVLGRLLRKYEPQGKSLLELGAGCGALSLVAARYGFARVVLSDVVEQALRFARANVLRNGLGDQIEVTHVDVTAPGRDPRFAGGFDIIAASEILYLDDLHRPLVKFVDRHLAPGGKAFFCTDVARAKPHFGKLAAKTFKITEGRIGVKSQDENGEEQRRLYSILILERP, encoded by the coding sequence ATGTCTGATCCTCAGTGTCCGCCCCAGGCCTCACAGGAATCCGGGCCGCAGATTTCTGCGGTGCACGCCGCAGAGCTTGCAAGCCTGCTTGACCGCATCCGCACCGATTTTGAGGTGGAGTTTGAACCGCTGCACGTGGACGAAAACCCCCTGCAGGTGCTCTCCATACAGAACATGAGCGCGCATCTGGACAAGCTGCTGCAGCGCAAGGCCATACATGATCCGCTCAAGGATCTGCCCCTGTGGGCAAAGCTGTGGCCCGGCTCGTTTGTTTTGGGCCGCCTGCTGCGCAAGTACGAGCCGCAGGGCAAAAGCCTGCTTGAGCTTGGCGCGGGCTGCGGCGCGCTCAGCCTTGTGGCCGCGCGCTACGGGTTTGCGCGGGTGGTGTTGAGCGACGTGGTGGAGCAGGCCCTGCGCTTTGCACGGGCCAACGTGCTGCGCAACGGTCTGGGCGACCAGATCGAGGTCACCCACGTGGATGTGACCGCGCCGGGGCGCGACCCCCGTTTTGCGGGCGGCTTTGACATCATCGCCGCCTCCGAGATTCTCTACCTCGACGACCTGCACCGGCCCCTGGTCAAGTTTGTGGACCGCCACCTGGCCCCCGGCGGCAAGGCCTTTTTCTGCACCGACGTGGCCCGCGCCAAGCCCCATTTTGGCAAGCTCGCGGCCAAGACCTTCAAGATTACCGAAGGTCGCATCGGCGTTAAATCACAGGACGAAAACGGCGAGGAACAGCGCCGCCTGTACAGCATTTTGATTTTGGAGCGGCCATGA
- a CDS encoding YcaO-like family protein, whose product MNEQLPRITLAPCPKGYTRDLDKTMTPAQTIARVRERLDSSRLDILSKTRRVDVGRLGIPVFLSVCGADARRIMPTRKQMGKGSSAEQAEASALMELMERFAFFSFWEQRPHMVSATWSEAEARFGSDLLPLEAMLRSVDDNLSPQNARRVLDLTSWQFYPATRLLDGKTVWLPLDWFKLLGEFNGTSAGNSREESLLQGLSELIERHVCCRVDRNQPTTPTIDPASCSSDPVLAGLLAAFEREGVRMVLKDFSQGMPLPTVAAVAWDPKTFPHSSEIVYTAGTAASPAKAAIRAVTEVAQLAGDFCTRACYEASGLSKYTELAQIDWLIEGPTVALSSLPSVENADICEELLTALRGLAPLELYAVETTHPRLGIPTHYSIVPGLQFRERDRNQSLGLFVGRKLVEEADAQTVLHGLKVLADCYPDAHFLPFFEGMLALRAEDFDTARSAFAAAVPLQPDADSKALAAFYLGYTDTLQCRWQEALPALAAAAGLCPDMKEYGNLLGVAHFKTGDYAKAAEAFRAVLRVDKGSAMDLANLGLCEKFMGNAEQAREYLSAALELDASLDFARTHLAELGD is encoded by the coding sequence ATGAACGAGCAGTTGCCCCGCATAACCCTTGCCCCCTGCCCCAAGGGCTACACACGCGACCTCGACAAGACCATGACCCCCGCGCAAACCATTGCGCGCGTGCGCGAGCGGCTTGATTCGTCGCGGCTTGATATTTTGTCCAAAACACGCCGCGTAGATGTGGGGCGGCTGGGCATACCGGTTTTTTTGAGCGTATGCGGGGCTGATGCCCGGCGCATCATGCCCACCCGCAAGCAGATGGGCAAAGGCTCCTCTGCCGAACAGGCCGAGGCCTCGGCGCTCATGGAACTGATGGAACGCTTTGCCTTTTTCAGTTTTTGGGAGCAGCGCCCCCACATGGTCAGCGCCACATGGAGCGAGGCCGAGGCCCGCTTTGGCAGCGACCTGCTGCCCCTCGAGGCCATGCTGCGCTCGGTGGACGACAACCTGTCGCCGCAAAACGCGCGGCGCGTGCTTGACCTGACAAGCTGGCAGTTTTACCCCGCCACCCGTCTGCTCGACGGCAAGACCGTGTGGCTGCCGCTCGACTGGTTCAAACTGCTGGGTGAATTTAACGGAACCTCTGCAGGCAACAGCCGCGAGGAATCGCTGCTGCAGGGTCTGAGCGAACTCATCGAGCGCCACGTCTGCTGCCGCGTTGACCGCAACCAGCCCACCACGCCCACCATCGACCCGGCATCCTGCTCGTCCGACCCGGTGCTGGCCGGGCTGCTTGCCGCCTTTGAGCGCGAGGGCGTGCGCATGGTGCTCAAGGACTTTTCGCAGGGCATGCCCCTGCCCACGGTCGCCGCCGTGGCCTGGGATCCCAAGACGTTTCCCCATTCGTCTGAAATCGTCTATACGGCGGGCACTGCGGCCTCACCGGCCAAGGCGGCCATCCGCGCCGTCACCGAGGTGGCGCAGCTGGCCGGCGATTTTTGCACCCGCGCCTGCTACGAGGCCTCCGGCCTTTCCAAGTACACGGAGCTCGCGCAGATCGACTGGCTTATCGAAGGTCCCACCGTTGCGCTCTCAAGCCTGCCCTCGGTTGAAAACGCGGATATTTGCGAAGAGCTGCTCACCGCCCTGCGCGGCCTTGCCCCGTTGGAACTCTACGCGGTTGAGACCACGCACCCGCGCCTGGGCATACCCACGCACTACAGTATTGTGCCCGGTCTGCAGTTTCGCGAGCGCGACCGCAACCAGAGCCTGGGGCTCTTTGTGGGCCGCAAACTGGTGGAAGAAGCAGACGCGCAAACAGTGCTGCACGGCTTGAAAGTGCTTGCGGACTGCTACCCCGACGCGCACTTTTTGCCATTTTTTGAAGGCATGCTGGCCTTGCGGGCAGAAGATTTCGACACGGCGCGCAGCGCCTTTGCCGCTGCGGTTCCCCTGCAACCCGATGCGGATTCCAAGGCGCTGGCCGCCTTTTATCTTGGCTATACCGACACGCTGCAGTGCCGCTGGCAGGAGGCCCTGCCCGCACTGGCCGCCGCAGCCGGGCTGTGCCCCGACATGAAGGAATACGGCAATCTGCTCGGCGTGGCCCACTTCAAGACGGGCGACTACGCCAAGGCCGCCGAGGCCTTCAGGGCGGTGCTGCGTGTGGACAAGGGCTCGGCCATGGATCTGGCCAACCTTGGTCTGTGCGAAAAATTCATGGGCAATGCCGAGCAGGCGCGCGAATACCTGAGCGCCGCGCTGGAGCTGGACGCAAGCCTGGACTTTGCCCGCACTCATCTGGCCGAGCTGGGAGATTAG
- the queE gene encoding 7-carboxy-7-deazaguanine synthase translates to MSFAVKEIFYTLQGEGFHAGRPAVFCRFSGCNLWSGREEDRQFAKCRFCDTDFVGADASGGTFENASQLARVICSFFPSFTHAGYRPYVILTGGEPALQVTDELVRELTRHGAQVGMETNGTLALPDGLDWVTVSPKAGTKLVVASGNELKLVWPQEGIALQDFEQLDFDHFFLQPCDDAGQMQATQDAVRICLDRPMWKLSLQTHKFIGIR, encoded by the coding sequence GTGAGCTTTGCAGTCAAAGAGATTTTTTATACGTTGCAAGGGGAAGGCTTTCACGCTGGCCGCCCTGCCGTATTTTGCCGTTTTTCCGGTTGCAACCTGTGGTCGGGGCGGGAGGAAGACCGCCAATTTGCCAAATGCCGGTTTTGCGATACAGACTTTGTCGGGGCTGACGCATCGGGCGGAACATTTGAAAACGCCTCGCAGCTGGCCCGTGTGATCTGTTCCTTTTTTCCCAGTTTTACGCATGCGGGCTATCGGCCTTACGTGATCCTTACAGGCGGGGAGCCAGCCCTGCAGGTTACGGACGAGCTGGTGCGGGAGCTGACCCGCCACGGCGCGCAAGTTGGTATGGAAACCAATGGCACGCTGGCGCTGCCTGACGGGCTGGACTGGGTCACCGTCAGCCCCAAGGCCGGGACCAAACTGGTTGTTGCCTCCGGCAACGAGCTAAAGCTTGTCTGGCCGCAAGAGGGCATCGCGTTGCAGGACTTCGAGCAGCTTGACTTCGACCATTTTTTTCTGCAGCCGTGCGACGATGCCGGTCAAATGCAGGCAACACAAGACGCTGTCAGAATCTGCCTTGACCGCCCCATGTGGAAGCTCAGCCTTCAGACGCATAAGTTTATTGGAATTCGGTAG
- the queD gene encoding 6-carboxytetrahydropterin synthase QueD, which yields MDIFVSMTFDAAHRLPKVPAGHKCGNLHGHTFAVEVYVQGDVSESNGWVVDFGDIKAIAKPYIDQLDHTYLNDIEGLENPTSENIAIWIWGKLESQIRGLSKIVVKESPTSGAVYTGR from the coding sequence ATGGATATTTTCGTTTCTATGACGTTTGACGCTGCGCACCGGTTACCCAAGGTTCCGGCAGGGCACAAATGCGGCAATTTGCATGGGCATACTTTTGCTGTTGAGGTGTATGTTCAGGGCGATGTGTCCGAGTCCAACGGATGGGTCGTGGATTTTGGCGACATCAAGGCGATTGCCAAGCCGTACATTGATCAGCTGGACCATACGTATCTGAATGACATTGAGGGGCTTGAAAATCCGACCAGCGAAAATATCGCTATCTGGATTTGGGGCAAGCTTGAGTCCCAGATCAGGGGTCTTTCAAAAATAGTGGTCAAGGAAAGCCCCACGTCTGGCGCTGTGTACACCGGCAGGTAA
- a CDS encoding HlyD family secretion protein, whose translation MPEPMYLQMPEAPLKKHGRLLVRLLPLWVIAALIAGGWWWLEAGRISSTWAMLDGMVYTVSSEFPARVESVMVREGDRVKKGQVVARLDASNYARQLAAAGREGANLRVMAGPPGMDETAARVKQAQDAEQDMVRRIALARHEEDRKQKNREDRVAEHVRAQLALRSLDSQGGERAVGASRYTAARQAEAHTRQAKERAIVEFEQASLVRAAIDQELARVREETLRYKQMASRNRYAPQYVAGALGALANAAPQQAVDGNLYAPQDGRILRGLAMPGQSVQRGEPVVLLLPEGAEAQKSFWIVAYFTQDDANALKPGQKCAISLQNSIKLEGRIYDRLEPQPLPPNATAGSKDAKETASSPQLYVPVRVTISNGEGKQFEPGMVADCVVMTRVLWD comes from the coding sequence ATGCCTGAACCGATGTATTTGCAAATGCCAGAGGCCCCGCTGAAAAAGCATGGCCGTCTGCTGGTGCGTCTGCTGCCCTTGTGGGTGATCGCCGCCCTGATAGCCGGGGGCTGGTGGTGGCTTGAGGCAGGCAGGATAAGCAGCACATGGGCCATGCTTGACGGTATGGTGTATACGGTTTCTTCCGAATTTCCCGCCCGGGTGGAGTCTGTGATGGTGCGCGAGGGCGACCGCGTCAAAAAGGGACAGGTAGTTGCCCGGCTTGATGCGAGCAACTACGCGCGGCAGCTCGCCGCCGCTGGGCGCGAGGGAGCCAACCTGCGCGTCATGGCGGGGCCTCCCGGCATGGATGAAACCGCCGCCCGCGTAAAACAGGCGCAGGATGCCGAGCAGGATATGGTGCGCCGCATAGCCCTTGCCCGGCATGAGGAAGACCGCAAGCAAAAAAACCGTGAAGATCGCGTGGCGGAGCATGTGCGCGCCCAGCTGGCCTTGCGCTCGCTCGACAGTCAGGGCGGCGAGCGCGCCGTCGGCGCATCGCGCTATACCGCTGCCAGACAGGCCGAGGCTCACACCCGGCAGGCCAAGGAGCGGGCCATAGTGGAGTTTGAGCAGGCAAGCCTTGTGCGGGCCGCCATAGATCAGGAGCTTGCCCGCGTGCGCGAGGAAACCCTGCGCTACAAGCAGATGGCCTCGCGCAACCGCTACGCGCCGCAGTATGTCGCGGGAGCCTTGGGCGCGCTGGCAAACGCCGCCCCGCAGCAGGCGGTGGACGGCAACCTGTACGCCCCGCAGGACGGACGCATCCTGCGCGGTCTTGCCATGCCGGGGCAAAGCGTGCAACGCGGCGAGCCTGTCGTTTTGCTCTTGCCCGAGGGCGCGGAAGCGCAAAAATCGTTCTGGATTGTGGCCTATTTTACCCAGGATGACGCCAACGCGCTCAAACCGGGGCAAAAGTGCGCCATCAGCCTGCAAAACAGCATCAAGCTTGAGGGGCGCATCTACGACCGTCTTGAACCGCAGCCTTTGCCGCCCAATGCAACTGCGGGCAGCAAGGATGCAAAGGAAACCGCCTCCAGCCCGCAACTGTATGTGCCCGTGCGCGTTACCATCAGCAATGGCGAGGGAAAGCAGTTTGAACCCGGTATGGTGGCTGACTGCGTGGTGATGACCAGGGTTTTGTGGGATTAG